TCCCACCGCCCCGTTCGATCCGTCGCGCAACGCCAGCGGCGGCGAGGACGACCTGCTGTTCGCCCGGATGGCCGCCGCCGGTGCGACCTTCGGCTGGGCCCACGCCGCCTTCGTCTGGGAAGATCCGGTCCCCTCGCGCCTGACCCTCGCCTACGCCCTGCGCCGCGCCTTCGCCTACGGCCAGGGGCCGAGCGAGCACTGCGCGGCCGAGAAGAACGTCGGCGGCATCGTGCGTTGGATGCTGGCCGGGCTGGTGCAGACCGCCCTGTGGACGCCGGTGGTGGCGATCAAATGGGCCCTGGTCGCCCCCGACCGGGCCATGCCGCTGGACCGGCTGATGCGCGGCCTCGGCAAGACCTTCTGGTTCCCGCCCTTCAGCCAGACCTTTTACGGCCGCCCTGCGTAAGGGAAGCCTTGCACCGCCTGCCTCGGCATTCCAGAAGGGGACGATGAGCCCGTCCCGCACCATCACCCTCGACGGCGACCTGATCGCCGACGCCCGGGCGCTCCGGGACGCCTTCGGCTGTTTCACCACCGGCGTCACCGTGGTCACCACCCGCGCCGCCGACGGCCGGCAGGTCGGCTTCACCGTCAACGCCTTCTCCTCGGTCAGCCTCGATCCGCCGCTGGCCCTGGTCTGCGTCGATCTCAAGGCGTCGAGCCTGCCGTTCCTGGAACAGGCCGGGAAGTTCTCGGTCAACGTCCTGCACGCCGACCAGGAGGACATGGCCCGCCGCTTCACCGTGAAGACGGCCGACCGGTTCGAGGGCCTGGAGTGCGAGACCTGGGACCACGGGGTGCCGATCCTGCCCGGCTGCATGGCCAACTTCGAGCTGGAAACGGTGCAGGTCATCGACGCCGGCGACCACCGCATCTTCATCGGCCGCATCCTCAAGGTGCGCTTCGATCCCGAACATGAGCCGCTGGTCTACTTGCGCGGTCAGTTCCGGCGGGTGCATACCGATTAGCAACCCTGCTGGCGACACCAAAAGTCGCGTCCCGCCTGACGTTGGGTCATACTTTTGCGCACCCGCGCCATCGCTTATCTTACCGTGAACGTAAACGACAACCTGTCGGGAGAGCCCCAATGGCCGAAGCCTATATCGTCGCCGCAAAACGTACCGCCGGAGGCCGCAAGGGCGGCCGTCTCGCCGGCTGGCACCCCGCCGACCTCGCCGCCCAGGTGCTGGAAGGCCTGATCAAGGATGTGGACGCCGATCCCGCCCTGATCGAGGACGTCATCATGGGCTGCGTCGGCCAGGCCGGTGAGCAGTCGGTCAACATCGCCCGCAACGCCATCCTCGCCTCGTCCCTGCCGGAAAGCGTGCCGGGCACCAGCGTCGACCGCCAGTGCGGCTCCTCGCAGCAGGCCATCCACTTCGCCGCTCAGGCGGTCATGTCGGGCGCGATGGACATCGTCATCGCCTCGGGCGTCGAGAGCATGAGCCGCGTGCCGATGGGCACCCCGGCTATCCTGGCCCTGAAGGCCGGCATGGGCAGCTACATGAGCCCCAACATCCAGGAGCGCTACCCGAACATCCAGTTCAGCCAGTTCGCCGGCGCCGAGATGATCGCCACCAAGTACGGCCTGACCAAGGACCAGCTGGACGAGTACGGCTACAACAGCCACCGCAAGGCGATCGAGGCCACCAAGGCTGGCAAGTTCGCCAATGAGATCGTGCCGGTGAAGATCAAGACGGCCGAAGGCGTCGAGGAAGAACACACCGTCGACGAGGGCATCCGCTTCGAGGCCAGCCTGGAAGCCATGCGCGGCGTCAAGCTGCTGCAGGAAGGCGGCGCCCTGACCGCCGCGACGTCCAGCCAGATCTGCGACGGCGCCTCGGGCGTGATCGTCGTCAACGAGAAGGGACTGAAACAACTGGGCGTCGAGCCGCTGGCCCGCATCCACCACATGACCGTCATCGGTCATGACCCGGTGATCATGCTCGAAGCCCCGATCCCGGCCACCCTGCGGGCGCTGGAAAAGAGCGGCCTGAAGATCGGCGACATCGACGCCTTCGAGGTCAACGAGGCCTTCGCTTCGGTCCCCGTCGCCTGGCTGCAGGCCACCGGCGCCGACCCGGACCGCCTGAACGTCAACGGCGGCGCGATCAGCCTGGGTCACCCGCTGGGCGGCTCGGGCGCGAAGCTGATGGCGACGCTGGTCAACGCCCTGATCGACCGCAAGGGCAAGTACGGCCTGCAGACGATGTGCGAGGGCGGTGGTCTCGCCAACGTGACGATCATCGAGCGGCTGTAGGCTTCAACTCGCTGAAATGTTTGAGGGCCGCCGGCGAAAGCCGGCGGCCCTTTTTCGTCTCTCCCCGAATTGGGGAGGGCAGGCCGAAGGCCGGGTGGGGAAGTGGGTCACCACAGCCGGCCGGTCAGGCTTCTCAGTACTTGAACTCGAAAGTCAGTGACCGACTTCCCCACCCGACGCGCGTAACCGCGCGTCTGCCCTCCCCAATTCGGGGAGGAAGGTCAGCGGGGCGTCACCCGCCAGATGATGTTGCCCACGTCGTCAGACACCAGCAGGCCGCCGGTCTTGTCCTCGACAATGGCCACCGGCCGGCCCTGCGCTTCCTTTTTTGCATTGAGGAAGCCGTCGAGCACGACCACCGGACCGCCCGAGGGATTACCCGCCACGAACGGCACGTAGATCACCCGGTAGCCGCTGGGCGGATCGCGGTTCCAGCTGCCGTGCTGGGCGACGAAGACCCCGCCGCGCCAGTTGGCGGGCAGCAGCGAGCCGCCGTAGAAGTGGATGCCGAGCGAGGCGGTGTGGGCGCCGAGGCCGTAGCTGGGCTTCAGGGCCTTGGCGACCATGGCGGGGTTAGCCGGCTTGACCCGGACATCGACGTTCTGGCCCCAGTAGCTCCAGGGCCAGCCGTAGAAGCCACCATCGCGGACCACGGTCATGTAGTCGGGCGGGGTGTCCTGCCCGATCATGTCGCGCTCGTTGACCGCCGCCCAGAGTTGGCCGGTGACCGGCTCCCAGGCCAGGCCGTTGGCGTTGCGCAGGCCGGAGGCGAACACGCGGCGGCCGGATCCGTCGGGGTTCATCTCCAGGATGGCGGCGCGGTCCTTTTCGACCGCCAGCCCTTCGTCGGCGATGTTGCTGCTCGACCCGACGCCGACCAGTAGCTTGGTCCCATCCTTCGAGGCGATGATGTTGCGGGCCCAGTGGCCGTTGGAGCCGGTGGCCGGCAGGTCGGCGATCTTCTTGCCGGCGCCGTCGATCTTCGTGGCCCCCTCGGCATAGTCGAACACGACCACGCTGTCGGTGTTGGCGACGAACAGCTGATTGCCGACCAGCACCATGCCGGACGGGGAGTTGAGGCCGGTGATGAAGGGGACCTTCAGCTCGGCGACGCCATCGCCGTCGGCATCGCGAAGCAGGGTGATGCGGTTGGGGCTGGGCACGCCGGCTCCGGCCTTTTTCATCATGTTCTTGGCGACCATGGCGGTCAGGCCCTTGCCCTCGCGCGGCGGGCTGTTGCTCTCGGAGACGAGGATGTCGCCGTTGGGCAGGGCGTAGAGCCAGCGGGGGTGTTCGAGACCCTCGGCGAAACGGGCGACCTTCAGGCCCTCGGCCGGGACGGGCGCAGCGTCCTTGGGCCAGCCAACCGCCTGGCGGGCGTTGATCGTCGGCAGCGGTGTGGATTTGGCCGCGGGCATCTTCGGGTTGGGGCCGTAGCCTTCCGATCCGTCGGAGGTGGTGGCTTTCTGGCAGGCGGAAAGAGCGACCAGGGCGAAGCCGGTCAGCAGCAGACGTTTCATGGAGGGCTCCCCGAATTTTGGAGAACCCTAGGTGGCTATCCCGCCGGCGTCACGCGCCAGATGACGTTGCCGACGTCGTCGGCCACCAGCAAGGCGCCGGCCTTGTCGACCGCGACGCCGACCGGGCGGCCCTTGGCCTGGACCTTGTCGTCCAGGAAGCCCGTCAGCACGTCCTGGGGCGGGCCGCTGGGCTTGCCGCCGGTGAAGGGGACGAAGACGACCTTGTAGCCGCTGACGGGGTCGCGGTTCCAGGAGCCGTGCTGGCCGATCAGGGCGCCGCCGCGATACTGCCCGAGCAGGTCGCCGCGATAGAAGGTAAGGCCGAGGGAGGCGGTGTGGGCGCCGAGCGCATAGTCGGGGGTCAGGGCGGCGGCGACCTTGGCCGGGTCCTGCGGTTTGACCCGGGAATCGACGCGGCCCCAGTAGCTGTAGGGCCAGCCGTAGAAGCCACCGTCCTTGACGCTGGTCATGTAGTCGGGAACGAGGTCGTGGCCGATCTCGTCGCGCTCGTTGACCGCCGTCCACAGCATCCCCGAGGTCGGCTCCCAGTCCATGCCGTTGGGATTGCGCAGGCCGGTGGCGAACAGGCGTTTCTGGCCGGTCGCCAGGTCGATTTCCCAGATGGCGGCGCGGCCCGCTTCCTTGTCGAGGCCGTTCTCGCCGACGTTGCTGTTGGAGCCGACGGTGGCGTAGAGCTTCGCGCCGTCCGGGCTGGCGATGATGTTCTTGGTCCAGTGGTGGTTGATCGGGCCGGCCGGCAGATCGGTGACCCTGGTCGGCGCGGCGGTGATGCTGGTGGCGCCTGGCGTGTAGGGGAAGCTGACCACGGCGTCGCTGTTGGCGACATAGAAGGTGTTTCCGACGAGGGCCATGCCGAACGGCGAGTTGAGGCCGGTCAGGAAGGCGGTCTTGGTCTCGGCCACGCCGTCGCCGTCGGCGTCCCGCAGGAGGCTGATGCGGTTGGCGGTCGGGGCGGCGGCGCCGGCGTTCTTCATCACCGCCTTCATCACCGCGCCCTTGATGCCCTTGCCGTCCTCGGGCTTGGGCGGGGCGTTGGTCTCGGCGACCAGGACGTCGCCATTGGGCAGGACGTAGAGCCAGCGGGGATGGTCGAGTCCGCCCGCGAAAGCCTCCACCTTGAGACCGGCGGCGGCGATCGGCTTGTCACCACCCGGCCAGCCGACCGCCTTGCGGGCGTTGATGGTCGGGATCAGGGCCTTCTGCGGTTCGACGATGGTCGGGGTAGGGCCGTAGGTCGCAGAGGCGGGCAGGCTGGTCTTGCCGGAACAGGCGGCGAGGGCGAGGAGCGAGGCGCCGAGCAGGGCGCGGGAAGGGGTGTTCACAGGCGGACGTCCTTGGCCGGCGTATCCGGCCAAGGCAAAGCGTCCCGCGCCTGAGGTTGTTCCGTCAGCCGCGGGGCTGGCGCAGTCGGGCGGTGAAGCGCTGGGCGCCGGCCGGGTAGAGGAAGCGGGCGCTGGTCACGCAGGCGCCCGAGGCCCAGGTCTTGCGCTCCAGGCAGAGCAGGGGCGAACCTGTTGAAATTCCGAGGCGTTTCGCGGTCTGCCCATCGGCCGCCAGGGCGCTAATGCCGTGCTCGGCCTCGGTCCACGGCACATGATCCAGCAGCCAGGCGCCGGGCGGCTGGTCCTCGAAGCGCTCACGGGCGGCGGCGGGGGCGGCGTCGAGGTTGATCAGCCGCTCTTCGAGGGCGTGGGGCCCGCCGTCGGCGAGGTGCAGGCCGATGACCTGCAGGATCGGCGCGCCTTCGGCGACCTCCAGCGCAGCCGCTTCGTCGGCCGAGGCGCCGGCCTCGCGGCGGGCCAGGCGGCGGAATGCGTACTCGCGACCCGAGGCGCGAACCTCGGCGGCGACGTCGCGGATGTCCAGGACAGTTTCCTGCACGGTCCGGCGGGCGACGAAGGTGCCGGCCCGCTTGCGGCGCTGCACCATGCCGGCTTCGGCCAGGGCGCCCAGGGCCCGGCTGACCGTCATGCGGGCGCAGTTCCATTCGGCGGCGAGCTGGGTCTCGTTGGGCAGCTTCTCTCCGGGCTTGTAGATGCCGGCCAGGATGTCGGCCTCGAGGCGGGCGCGGATGGCTTCGTGGAGGGGCTGGTTCATGCGGTGAGGCCTTTGAGGACGGCGCTGTAGCGGGCGTTGAAAGCGGATCGGTGAATGTGGCGGCCGTTCTCGACCACCCGGCGGCCACCGGCGTAGACGGCGGCGATGGCGGCGCGGCCCTGGCTGAACACCCAGGTGTCGAGGGCCAGATCGTCGCTGCGGCCGGCCATGTCGGGGTGGTCCATGTTCAGGCAGACGACGTCGGCGCGGTGGCCGACGGCGAGGGCGCCGAGCGGTTGGCCGAGGGCCTGGGCGCCGCCTTGCAGGGCGCCGGTGAGCAGGGCGCGGCCGGTGCTTTCGCCCTCGGTCTGGGAGAGGAGGTTGCGGCCGCGGAGGCTCAGGCGCTGGGCGTATTCCAGCTGGCGCAGCTCGCCGGCGGCGTCGATGGCGATGTTGCTGTCGGTGCCGACGCCGAAGCGGCCGTTGGCGGCGAGGTAGGCGCTGGAGGGGAAGATGCCGTCTCCGAGGTTGGCTTCGGTGATGGGGCAGAGGCCGGCGACCGCGCCGGATCTGGCAAGGTTTTCAGTCTCTTGCGGGGTCAGATGAGTGGCGTGGATCAGGCACCATCTGGCGTCCACACCGGCATTGTTCAGCAGCCATTCGACCGGGCGCTGGCCGGACCAGGCGAGGCAGTCCTCGACCTCCTTGACCTGTTCGGCGGCGTGGATGTGCACCAGGCCGTCGGTCAGGGGGAGAATGGCTTGCAGCTCGTCCGGGGTGGCGGCGCGGAGGCTGTGAGGGGCGACGCCGACGGTGGCGCCGTCCTTCCGGAGGGCTTCGACGATGCGGGCGAAGCGACTGGGATCATTGATAAATCGACGCTGACCGGGGGTCGGGGGTTCGCCGCCGAAGGTGGCGTGGGCGTAGAAGACGGGCAGCATGGTGATGCCGATGCCGGTGTCGGCGGCGGCCTTCAGATGGCGGCGGGCGAGCTCGGCGACGTCGGCGTAGGGGCTGCCGTCCGGGCTGTGGTGCAGGTAGTGGAACTCGGCGACGGCGGTAAAGCCGGCCTCCAGCATGTCGGCGAAGGCGTAGGCGGCGATGGCCTCGACCTCGTCGGGGCCGAGGCGCGCCAGGAAGCGGTACATGACCTCGCGCCAGGTCCAGAAGCTGTCGGCGGCGGGGCCGCGGCGTTCGGCCAGGCCGGCCATGGCGCGCTGAAAGGCGTGGCTGTGGAGGTTGGGCAGGCCGGGGACGCCGAGCGCCTCGCGGGATTCGCCCGAAATGGGCGGTGTGTCTATTTGCAGCGCCGTGATCAGCCCATCCTCGCAGGTGATGCGCACATCGCTGGCCCAGCCGTCGGGCAGCAGGGCGCGGTCGAGGAAGAGGGTCGTCTGCATGGCCCGGAGGATCAGGTTGCAAGATGAATATGTCTAGACATATTGTGCGCCCACTTCGTGGAGGCCTCATGCATTTCGACCGACTCTGGCGCGGGGGACGGCTGGCGACTCTCGACGAGTCGAAAGGCGGTCTCGGCCTCGTCGAGGACGGGTCGGTGGGGTGTGTTGCCGGCCGGATCGCCTTTGTCGGCGCCGGGCTGCCGGAAGGCTGGACGGCCGATGAGGTGATCGAGCTGGAGGGGCGGCTGGTCACCCCAGGGCTGATCGACTGTCACACCCATCTGGTGTTCGCCGGCGACCGGGCGGACGAGTTCGAGATGCGGCTGCGGGGCGAGACCTACGAGACCATCGCGGCGGCCGGGGGCGGCATCGTCTCGACGGTGGCGAAGACGCGGGCGGCGAGCGAAGAGCAGTTGGTGGCGAGCGCGCTGGAGCGGCTGGACCGGTTGCTGGCCGAGGGGGTGACGGCGGTCGAGGTGAAGTCGGGCTATGGGCTCGATCTCGAGAGCGAGCTGAAGATGCTGCGGGCGGCGCGGGCGCTGGAGGGGGCGCGGGCGGTGAGCGTGGCGACCAGCCTGCTGGCGGCGCACACCCTGCCGCCGGAGCATCGGGATAGCCGCGAGGTCTATGTCGCCAAGGTGGTTGAGGAAATCATCCCGGCGGCGGTGGGGCTGGCCGATGCGGTCGATGCCTTCTGCGAGAGCAACGCCTTTACGCCGGACGAGGTGCGGCGGGTGTTCGACGCGGCCAGGGCGCATGGGCTGCCGGTGCGGCTGCATGCCGACCAGCGGACGGCCGGCGGCGGGGCGCAGTTGGCGGCGAAGTATGGGGCCTTGAGCGCCGACCATCTGGAGCGGACGGATGCGGCGGGCGCGCGGGCGCTAGCCCAGGCGGGGACGGTGGCGGTGCTGTTGCCGGGGGCCTTCTACGCGCTGCGGGACGAGGCGAAGCCGCCGGTGGCGCTGTTCCGTGAGGCGGGGGTGCGGATGGCGGTGGCGACGGACTGCAATCCGGGGAGTTCGCCGCTGACCTCGCTGCTGACGGCGGTGAACATGGCGGTGATCCTGTTCGGGCTGACGGTTGACGAGGCGTTGGCGGGGGTGACGCGCGAGGCGGCGCGGGCGATCGGGCGCTGGGACGAGATGGGATCGCTGGAGGTGGGCAAGGCCTGCAACCTGGCGATCTGGGATGCGACCCGGCCGGTCGAGCTGGCCTATTGGCTGGGGCGCAATCCGTTGCGCTCCCGCGTGTTTCAGGGAGAGCCGTCGTGACGGTGCTGTTGACCCCCGGCGAGGCCACCCTTGCCGACTGGCGCAAGCTGTTCGAGGGGGCGACGCCGACCCTCGCGCTGAGCGCCTGGCCGGCCATCGCGGCCAGCGCGGCCGTGGTCGAGGCGATCGTCGGCAAGGGCGACGCGGTCTATGGCGTCAACACCGGCTTCGGCAAGCTGGCCAATATCCGCATCGAAACGGGTGATCTGGCGCGGCTGCAGCAGAACATCGTGCTCAGCCATGCGGCCGGGGTCGGCGAGCCGCTGGAGGCCGATGTCGTGCGGCTGATGCTGGCGCTGAAGGCGGCGAGCCTGGGGCGCGGGGCCTCCGGCGTGGCGCCGGCGACGGTGGAGATGATCCTGGCGCTGCTGGCGCGGGACTGCCTGCCGCTGATTCCGAAGCAGGGCAGCGTGGGGGCGTCGGGGGACCTGGCGCCGCTGTCGCATATGGCGGCGACCATGATCGGGGTCGGCGAGGCGTTCGTCGGCGGTCAGCGGATGCCGGCGGCGGAAGCCCTGGCGAAGGTGGGGCTGGCGCCGCTGACGCTCGGGCCCAAGGAAGGGCTGGCGCTGCTCAACGGCACGCAGTTTTCGACGGCCTGCGCGCTTGCCGGGCTGTTCCGCATCGAGCGGGTGTTCCAGGCGGCGATGGTGGCCGGGGCCCTGTCGGTCGAGGCGGCCAAGGGGTCGGTGGCGCCGTTCGATCCGCGTATCCATGCGCTGCGAGGCCATCGCGGGCAGGCGGAGGTGGCGGCCTGGTTCCGGAGCATGCTGGAGGGTAGCGCCATCCAGGTCAGCCATGCCCATTGCGAGAAGGTGCAGGATCCCTACTGCCTGCGCTGCCAGCCGCAGGTGATGGGGGCGATCCTCGATCTGGGGCGGCAGGCGGCGACGACGCTGGGCATCGAGGCCGGCGGGGTGACGGACAATCCGCTGATCTTCACCGAGACCGGCGAGGCGATCAGCGGCGGCAACTTCCATGCCGAGCCGGTGGCCTTTGCCGCCGACATGCTGGCCATGGCGGTGTGCGAGATCGGCTCGATGAGTGAGCGGCGGACGGCGATGCTGGTTGATCCGGCGTTGTCGGGGTTGCCGGCGTTTCTGACGCCCAGGCCCGGGATCAACAGCGGCTTCATGATCCCGCAGGTGACGGCGGCGGCGCTGGTGTCGGAGAACAAGCAGCGGGCTAACCCGGCGAGTGTGGATTCGATCCCGACCAGTGCGAACCAGGAGGACCATGTGTCGATGGCGGCGCATGGGGCGCGGCGGCTGCTGGAGATGGCCGAGAACGCCGCCCAGGTGGTGGCCATTGAACTCCTGGCGGCGGCGCAGGGGTGCGATTTCCACGGCGGGCTGGCCTCGAGTGAGGGGCTGGAGGCGGTGCGTGCGCTAGTGCGCGGGTCGGTGCCGCATCTCGAGGACGACCGGTTCTTTGCGCCGGACATGGCGGCGGCGGCGGGGTTGGTGAAGTCGGGGGCGCTGGCGAAGGCGGCGGGGCTGGAACTGCCGGGGATGGTGGAATGATGACGGTGGAGACGGCGTCCTTCTCCCGCTCGCCGGGAGAAGGTGGCGGCCGCAGGCCGACGGATGAGGGCAGCGCCGGCCAGGGTCGGCGCGCGCGTTCTGGCGCCGTCGGGGCCACATCCTTCGTGAGCTGGTGCTGCCCTCATCCGACCCCCTTCGGGGGCCACCTTCTCCCGGCAAGCGGGAGAAGGGCATGAAAGAGTGGCTCCACGTCCACCGCGGCCAGGCGCCGCTGGTGATTTCGATCCCGCACGCCGGCACAATCATCCCGCCGGAGATCGCCGAGCATCTGGTCGATCACGACCTGGCCATCCATGACGCCGACTGGTTCATCCCTCAGCTCTACGGCTTCGCGCAGGCGCTGGGCGCCACCATCGTGCGGACCGACATCTCGCGCACGGCCATCGATGTGAACCGCGATCCGTCGGGCCAGAGCCTCTATCCCGGCCAGGTGACGACGGGGCTCTGTCCGACCGAGACCTTTGACGGCCTGCCGCTCTACAGGCCGGGCCGCGCCCCCCGCCAGGCGGAGATCGCCCGGCGGCGGATCAGCTATTTCGCGCCCTATCATGACGCCCTGGAGGGGGAGATCGACCGGTTGCGGCTGATCCATCCGCGCATCCTGCTCTACGACGCCCACTCGATCCGGTCCCACGTCGAGCGCCTGTTCGACGGCGAGCTGCCGGCGCTCAACCTGGGAACCAACAGCGGCGCCAGCGCCGGCGTCGAAGCGGTGGCCATCGCGGAAAAGCACATGGCCGGCTCGGGTTTCAGCCACGTCACCAATGGCCGGTTCAAGGGCGGCTGGATCACCCGCCACTACGGCCGGCCCGCCGAGGGCGTCCACGCCCTGCAGATGGAAATCGCCCAGCGGGCCTACATGGACGAGCCCGCCGGCCTCGACATGCCGACCTGGAAGCCTGAGCGCGCCGCCGCCCTGATGGCCGTGCTCGAAGCCATGCTGACCGACCTGATCGACTGGACGAAAGAATGACCCGTCTCGACAACACCCGCGTCATCCGCAGCCCGCGCGGCCTCGAACTCTCCGCCAAGTCATGGCTGACCGAGGCGCCGATGCGGATGCTGATGAACAACCTCGATCCGGAGGTGGCCGAGCGGCCGGAGGACCTCGTGGTCTATGGCGGCATCGGCCGGGCGGCGCGCGATTGGGAGAGCTTCGACCGGATCGTCGCCACCCTCAAGCGGCTGGAGGCCGACGAGACCCTGCTGATCCAGTCGGGCAAGCCGGTCGGGGTGTTC
The nucleotide sequence above comes from Caulobacter sp. NIBR1757. Encoded proteins:
- a CDS encoding formimidoylglutamate deiminase, with translation MQTTLFLDRALLPDGWASDVRITCEDGLITALQIDTPPISGESREALGVPGLPNLHSHAFQRAMAGLAERRGPAADSFWTWREVMYRFLARLGPDEVEAIAAYAFADMLEAGFTAVAEFHYLHHSPDGSPYADVAELARRHLKAAADTGIGITMLPVFYAHATFGGEPPTPGQRRFINDPSRFARIVEALRKDGATVGVAPHSLRAATPDELQAILPLTDGLVHIHAAEQVKEVEDCLAWSGQRPVEWLLNNAGVDARWCLIHATHLTPQETENLARSGAVAGLCPITEANLGDGIFPSSAYLAANGRFGVGTDSNIAIDAAGELRQLEYAQRLSLRGRNLLSQTEGESTGRALLTGALQGGAQALGQPLGALAVGHRADVVCLNMDHPDMAGRSDDLALDTWVFSQGRAAIAAVYAGGRRVVENGRHIHRSAFNARYSAVLKGLTA
- a CDS encoding flavin reductase family protein gives rise to the protein MSPSRTITLDGDLIADARALRDAFGCFTTGVTVVTTRAADGRQVGFTVNAFSSVSLDPPLALVCVDLKASSLPFLEQAGKFSVNVLHADQEDMARRFTVKTADRFEGLECETWDHGVPILPGCMANFELETVQVIDAGDHRIFIGRILKVRFDPEHEPLVYLRGQFRRVHTD
- the hutI gene encoding imidazolonepropionase — protein: MHFDRLWRGGRLATLDESKGGLGLVEDGSVGCVAGRIAFVGAGLPEGWTADEVIELEGRLVTPGLIDCHTHLVFAGDRADEFEMRLRGETYETIAAAGGGIVSTVAKTRAASEEQLVASALERLDRLLAEGVTAVEVKSGYGLDLESELKMLRAARALEGARAVSVATSLLAAHTLPPEHRDSREVYVAKVVEEIIPAAVGLADAVDAFCESNAFTPDEVRRVFDAARAHGLPVRLHADQRTAGGGAQLAAKYGALSADHLERTDAAGARALAQAGTVAVLLPGAFYALRDEAKPPVALFREAGVRMAVATDCNPGSSPLTSLLTAVNMAVILFGLTVDEALAGVTREAARAIGRWDEMGSLEVGKACNLAIWDATRPVELAYWLGRNPLRSRVFQGEPS
- a CDS encoding UTRA domain-containing protein, translating into MNQPLHEAIRARLEADILAGIYKPGEKLPNETQLAAEWNCARMTVSRALGALAEAGMVQRRKRAGTFVARRTVQETVLDIRDVAAEVRASGREYAFRRLARREAGASADEAAALEVAEGAPILQVIGLHLADGGPHALEERLINLDAAPAAARERFEDQPPGAWLLDHVPWTEAEHGISALAADGQTAKRLGISTGSPLLCLERKTWASGACVTSARFLYPAGAQRFTARLRQPRG
- a CDS encoding sorbosone dehydrogenase family protein, which codes for MNTPSRALLGASLLALAACSGKTSLPASATYGPTPTIVEPQKALIPTINARKAVGWPGGDKPIAAAGLKVEAFAGGLDHPRWLYVLPNGDVLVAETNAPPKPEDGKGIKGAVMKAVMKNAGAAAPTANRISLLRDADGDGVAETKTAFLTGLNSPFGMALVGNTFYVANSDAVVSFPYTPGATSITAAPTRVTDLPAGPINHHWTKNIIASPDGAKLYATVGSNSNVGENGLDKEAGRAAIWEIDLATGQKRLFATGLRNPNGMDWEPTSGMLWTAVNERDEIGHDLVPDYMTSVKDGGFYGWPYSYWGRVDSRVKPQDPAKVAAALTPDYALGAHTASLGLTFYRGDLLGQYRGGALIGQHGSWNRDPVSGYKVVFVPFTGGKPSGPPQDVLTGFLDDKVQAKGRPVGVAVDKAGALLVADDVGNVIWRVTPAG
- the hutH gene encoding histidine ammonia-lyase is translated as MLLTPGEATLADWRKLFEGATPTLALSAWPAIAASAAVVEAIVGKGDAVYGVNTGFGKLANIRIETGDLARLQQNIVLSHAAGVGEPLEADVVRLMLALKAASLGRGASGVAPATVEMILALLARDCLPLIPKQGSVGASGDLAPLSHMAATMIGVGEAFVGGQRMPAAEALAKVGLAPLTLGPKEGLALLNGTQFSTACALAGLFRIERVFQAAMVAGALSVEAAKGSVAPFDPRIHALRGHRGQAEVAAWFRSMLEGSAIQVSHAHCEKVQDPYCLRCQPQVMGAILDLGRQAATTLGIEAGGVTDNPLIFTETGEAISGGNFHAEPVAFAADMLAMAVCEIGSMSERRTAMLVDPALSGLPAFLTPRPGINSGFMIPQVTAAALVSENKQRANPASVDSIPTSANQEDHVSMAAHGARRLLEMAENAAQVVAIELLAAAQGCDFHGGLASSEGLEAVRALVRGSVPHLEDDRFFAPDMAAAAGLVKSGALAKAAGLELPGMVE
- a CDS encoding sorbosone dehydrogenase family protein, yielding MKRLLLTGFALVALSACQKATTSDGSEGYGPNPKMPAAKSTPLPTINARQAVGWPKDAAPVPAEGLKVARFAEGLEHPRWLYALPNGDILVSESNSPPREGKGLTAMVAKNMMKKAGAGVPSPNRITLLRDADGDGVAELKVPFITGLNSPSGMVLVGNQLFVANTDSVVVFDYAEGATKIDGAGKKIADLPATGSNGHWARNIIASKDGTKLLVGVGSSSNIADEGLAVEKDRAAILEMNPDGSGRRVFASGLRNANGLAWEPVTGQLWAAVNERDMIGQDTPPDYMTVVRDGGFYGWPWSYWGQNVDVRVKPANPAMVAKALKPSYGLGAHTASLGIHFYGGSLLPANWRGGVFVAQHGSWNRDPPSGYRVIYVPFVAGNPSGGPVVVLDGFLNAKKEAQGRPVAIVEDKTGGLLVSDDVGNIIWRVTPR
- the hutG gene encoding N-formylglutamate deformylase, whose amino-acid sequence is MKEWLHVHRGQAPLVISIPHAGTIIPPEIAEHLVDHDLAIHDADWFIPQLYGFAQALGATIVRTDISRTAIDVNRDPSGQSLYPGQVTTGLCPTETFDGLPLYRPGRAPRQAEIARRRISYFAPYHDALEGEIDRLRLIHPRILLYDAHSIRSHVERLFDGELPALNLGTNSGASAGVEAVAIAEKHMAGSGFSHVTNGRFKGGWITRHYGRPAEGVHALQMEIAQRAYMDEPAGLDMPTWKPERAAALMAVLEAMLTDLIDWTKE
- a CDS encoding acetyl-CoA C-acetyltransferase; this encodes MAEAYIVAAKRTAGGRKGGRLAGWHPADLAAQVLEGLIKDVDADPALIEDVIMGCVGQAGEQSVNIARNAILASSLPESVPGTSVDRQCGSSQQAIHFAAQAVMSGAMDIVIASGVESMSRVPMGTPAILALKAGMGSYMSPNIQERYPNIQFSQFAGAEMIATKYGLTKDQLDEYGYNSHRKAIEATKAGKFANEIVPVKIKTAEGVEEEHTVDEGIRFEASLEAMRGVKLLQEGGALTAATSSQICDGASGVIVVNEKGLKQLGVEPLARIHHMTVIGHDPVIMLEAPIPATLRALEKSGLKIGDIDAFEVNEAFASVPVAWLQATGADPDRLNVNGGAISLGHPLGGSGAKLMATLVNALIDRKGKYGLQTMCEGGGLANVTIIERL